AGTTGGGGTAGCTAGGTCTCCTCAGTTACCTCACACAGGAgggcatccaggtgggtcttgaatatcttcagagaaagagatttcataacctctctggacagcttgCTACAGTGTTCCATTGCTCTAACAGTGAAGTTCTTTATTACATTACAGTATAACTTCCCGTGTTACAGTTTCTtcccattgcctcttgttctaCTGATGCTCACCCTCAGAGTCTGCCCTCATCCACTTGACTCCCGCTATTtagatgtttataaacattgataagatccccttCAGTGGTCTTTTCTCAGAATTGAGGAGTCTCAAATCTCtcagcattttctcatttgggaggtgctccaggccatTAATCATCTTTGTTACCCTCCACCATACTTTCtcaggagatccctgtcttttttgaactgagtAGCCCGGAACTGGgcgcagtactccagatgtggtctccctcagcacagagtagaggaggaggatcacctccctcaacctgctgccCATTCTTTTTATTGTACTCCAGAATACCATTGCTTAGCCACAAGAAcactctgctggctcatggccaacctgtcatccaccaggacctgcaggtccttctctgcagagctcctctccagcaggtcagtcCATACCCTGTACTCGTGTATGCAGTTATTCCCTCCTAGATCCAAGACTCTTcatttgctcttgttaaacctcaccaggttcctctctgcccagtctgtccaggtcttgctgaatggcaatACGGACTTCTAATGTGTCAGCCgctcctcccagctttgtataATTAggaaacttgctgagggtgcgTTCTATCCCTTCgtccaggtcactgatgaagatgatAGAAAACTAGACCCAGCACCAACTTCTACGGGAACACAGTAGTTACAGGCCTCTGTTCAGATCTGCAGCATTGATACAACCCCCTGAGCTCTTCCAGTCAGACAGTTTGTTGCTGTTGAATACTGAAGCAAACAACTGGGCTTGCTCTCTTCTGTAAGAAGTTGATGATGAAAAGGTGTTGTTGGTAAAATACAGTGATAACACTCATTTAGCTGTAAGtgggaaataaaagacaatGTATTGACTGCTACATGTAGAAACATCTTAATAGTCCTCGATGGGTGAGTAGAAAATCTAAAAATAGAaagtttgttttagttttagaCATTATAGTCCTTTCtaatgagatttaaaaacaacctttaaatgatgaaatgatacttaaaaatgaaagcagtgaaacagTGGGAACGCACTTCACTTAGTTTCTCACCACTGAATGTCTCTATAGGAGAGATCCAAGTTTCATAATGTAAGCAAAAAGCTCAAAACATGATTTTACTCCACtatatttcttgcttttaactAGGAAGCAGCAATTTGGCTTCAGAACTGAAACCGTTTCCCTAAAACTCCTGAAAATGGCCTTCTTGTATTACATGCCTACCAGGTTCTTAGGAATGTTTGTCATAGTAATTGGCATTACACCTTACAGGAAACTGAGAACATAACTCAgacaatttccttttctttttcccatggggaatagaaagaaaaagattgtgAGGTTGATGACCCAGATCTTTTCTGTTGACTGCTTACCATTTCCTTATCTTCTCATacaatgttttaaatttttttgtaACATCCAGTAACAGTAAGTAAATGTTATTTATAGTAAAATGCTTAAGAGTATTGCTTGTGAAACTGCATGGCTTGCTTTGGAGTTCAGCAAGAAGCTTTATTGCATTGCTGAACATGATTGATGAGACAAAAATGGAAGTTGTTGAAAACTCTAAATGATTCTATTGTAAAATCCTGACCACTAGTTAAGATTGTAATACTCAAATTTAACAGAGTATTTAGGATGCTAAATTCTCCCTTCTGTTACGATCCTTGCAGACATGGAAGTAAGAACTATTCACCCACCGCTGCAAGGATTTCCTAACTGTGAGTAGAAGGTGATAGGGGGTGATTTCAAAAGCAATGCTCTGAACAGTCTATTTTTACACTTTGCACCCTACCAAGAGCCAAGTTCTTGTAATAGTTAAGCTACAGTATTTCAAGGTATTTCATCCAGAAGGAGAGGTAGTCTTGAGAAGTGAGGAGTTTGAAACCAGCTGCACATCTTTTAGGTTATATATTGCTGAATTTAGTGAGGCTTGGTcttcgttttgttttttgcagatTGTAAAATCCTCCAGATAAATTTggttaacatttttctttcagagcttGTCATTCACCATTGTATTACTGGTCAGAAGCGGTTTTGTAGTGATTCAGAAATACAGGCATCATTTTGTCTGATTGATTGTATATTGTGGTTTCGGTTCAGTGAGCAAGTAGCAGCATTCATCTTTCTCCATAGTTGTCTTTGGCACAGAGTCAGGAGTAAATCGATGGGTTGCAAGCAATGGTCTCACCAGGTTACTCTTGAGGTATAGTGTAGAAGAATGGGGAAGCTAGTGTGGCATTTGCTGAAACTGAATCCATCTTGTGATCAGAACCATGTCCTCCTCCTCTGTAACTGTCTATTCATTACTTGCATTAAATACAGGACCTTTATGTCTTAAACCACAAGTGTGTGCACAGTGTAAGTGTCCAGTTCTGAAAGTATTTGGTGAGTGACtgctgcaaaaggaagaaaagaactgcTATGTTAATTACTTGTATTAGAATATATCTACATTGTACATGCATCTACATACCTACATAGCTATCTGGTACTCACAGACTCAAATTACAATGAGAGCCAAAGTCTCTGTAGCTGAACACATGCTTGTGATGATAAGGACTGTGCTGGGGTTCAGCAACCTGTTCTAAGGTTGGGGTAGATTAgtggcagtgctctgctgctggaggaatgCAGATCTGGGCCTGCCTGCTGGGTGAATACCTGCCCTGAGCTGGGACGTGTGCCAGAGGAGAGGTGGCTGCTGGCACCAAAACAGAGGTCTGTGCCTTTCTGAGAGACGAAAACTTCACGGTGCTAAGAGTAATTCATAACAGATGCATGGTACAAAATTCAGCTAAATTAAttaagttgaaaaataaatagtgatgttacttcttttcagtttttttgtgGGTTATTCAACTGTGGAACACATTACACAATAGTGACTGTTTCTTAGAAATTCTACAGTACTGTTTTCAATTTCAGGTGCTCTTTGTACCTGCAGTGGAATTGTCCAGACTCCCTGGGCCTTCATTTCTCAATAAGAgctttttcttcacatcttACTTTCCACAGTACTTGGGGTGATAAGTAGCATCAGAAGAACATTATTTCTGGGTTCCTTCTTTAAGTAGGCAGATTAACTGTGAGAATATAAAGTCCCCTTTGGTGGCCTCTTCAAGAGCAAATCCAGAACCTACCTGATATTCAGAGGCAGTTTCTTGCATCATCTGCCTGTCTCATGTTAGCATCAGTGTatgtgaaaggaaagaataatCTCTTTGCATCAAGCATCCTGAAGTCAAACACCTGATTCCGTAACACATCTGAAAGCAACAGTCTTGCATATGAAGAGGCTAGAAGGACTGACTTTCTTCAACAGTAGGACAGGGAGCCTGAGGGTGCATCTTATTGCTTCCCTCAGCTGTCTTGTAGGAAGCCttggaggagatggagtcaaaCCTATTTGAAAGACGATCACTGCTGGTAGGAGAGGCAACAGGAATTTGGGATATTCTGATACTgggaaatgtgttttcaaagtGAGAGAGATCACATGCCTTGGTGCACAGGGTTCCTGATGTTATTGCTCAGAATGGGCatggaattagatgatctccCATGGTACTTCCTAGTCTCTCTTGCACTACTGTGCCTGGAGACTTCCTCATCCCAGCATCCTGTTCCCCAGGAAAAGCAGATCTTGAGCACCTGAATATCTGAATTCCTGGCATaggggaggaaagagagagcTGGCTGAACTACATGAGGCATGTAGGGTGTAAAGTTGGCACGTAGGTCCATACGCATGCATACTTCCCCCAGCTAAAGGGCAGGAAGGTCTGCTGCTGCCAGGTACTGGGGAAAGAGAGCAGTGATCCATGACTCTTCACGCTGATGTTGGTCTTGCACCAGCCTTGATCTGTCCTTTCTGCCTTCAGGCTGCAGAGTATAGTTACTTTCACAGATGTGGAAGATAATTGAGATACAGTACCATGAAAAGccagggaaagggaaaacattCCTTCCAAGGTCACAGagacagcatttgtttttattaagattGTCTTTGACTCTTAATTGTCCTTATGGAACATTAGCTTTGAAATTTCCTGCAAAGTCAACTGTGTGCAAATGACTTTGTTCAAATCAAACTTTTGACCTCTTAGAATATACAAACGTGAAGTCTCAGGACACTAGGTATTTTAAACTTAAGATTTAAATCATGAAGCCAGAGCCTCCagctaaaaaaataatgttagttGATCAAAGTTGCATGTGGCAAATTTTCAGTTAGTTCTCAGCGACTTTTTTTTCAataagacatttattttttccatttctgaagaaCTGACATGACTGTAGAAACCAACCAGCGGAATAAGTTGGAGTCAGTCAGAAGGTTTTTCAGAGTTTCTCTGAGATGATTATTTCCAGACAAAAGAACTTAACATAACTTTTAAGAAGTTGCCAGTTAAGTGAGCAATAGAAGAAATGCTAactggaaaaaattaaaataaacaatggcataattataaaataattggGGAGGAGGAGACAGGAACCACAGAAGGCGTACTGATGTAGAGCAGTGGTTTTCAGCCTGTAGCTGGAAGGCCTTTCTGTTGTGGGGGCTGCTTCTGCGGGGGTCTGTGAAAGGACATTAGGGAAAACACATGCCGTTAAAGTTTTGAAAAGGTAGGAGAAAGCTGGACTGGAGAGGACATATCTGGAAGAGTGAGGtatagagggggaaaaaaggctaTTGCATGTCTTGGGAAAGAGCCAAGAGTATGTGCTACAGGCCAGCCAGTAGTACACTTGCACTTGAATTCTAGTGAGCCCAAAGCTCAGCCATGGGGCTAGTTGCTAGGATTTTCTACCGTGGATGCCCCAAAGTGCAAATGAATCTGTGCTACCTGGGGATCTGAGATGCTGCATCCATATAGAGCTATGTCATACTGCATCATCTCCCTGGCACTTTTTGAAAATAATCCAGGGATAATTGCTTTCTGTTGCATTGTATGTATAAATATGAGAGGTCAGCAACTTGAAGGCATACACttgaggagaggagaaaaaaaaaaaaggaaaaatgtagtCTTTATAGATGTACTGAGATGAGGCATTCAGGGTAATCGGAACCCTCCTGCTTCCAGGCTTCTAAACTAACAAGCTCGTTTTATAACTAATACTGCTTCTGGAGCAAGTTACACAAACTGTCCATCATACAAGATGTGTCAGAAGACGTAACCCCTCCCTTCCTTGAGTTAGCCCCCTTTgaactttttgtttctcttccagaaCAGAAGATATCTCTACAAGCACCTACTTTTGACAAATTTACTGTAACTCATGTTGACATGTTCTCTTGTTGCTGTCAGTCTTTTGCGAAATAGGCATGATAGGGAATTGAATAGCTTTCTATACATAAGAGAAAGAAGGAATCTCCCAGCTTTTGAAATGTGTGACAGAATTACATATTAGGTTCTGTGTGCGATTGGGCTTTCATCTGTTATCCTcatatgaattaaaaaaaaaaaattgccaagAGTTTTTAAGGTAAGTTCTGAAATGACATACTCTGCTGATGATCAGAAATGAATTGTTACTTTAAATGTCTGTGAAACAAGTCTCtagtgacattttaaaaagattttgcaTGACAGAGCCCGCTTCTTAATGTGTTTCATAAGACTTAAAGCAAGATTTAGGGTAAGCCATCTGAGTTGCAACTACCGCAGAGGAGCataggttttcattttttaaacgTCTCGTTGCATGGGAACATTTGGATTGCAAATGTTTCTACTTGCTCTAAAAATGAATGTGGTAGGAATAAAAGGGCCATTGACTAAATTGTTACAGTACACTGAAAATCAAATCCTTGATCAAAGGTCAGAGATCCCAGAGTTGCTATGTCTGTGTTGGAGAGGTTAATTCCTGTTTAAAACAGCATGCAGTGCAGAAACTTTTGGAAGAGATAAgtctgcaggaaagcagagctgtaaaTGAGGAGATGCTGGCATAGGCCAACCTTGCAATACCATTGAACAAGCTCACTTTAAAGACATTTTACAGTTTTCCCCTTGAAGAATTGGTAGAATCTGTTTGGCAAGTTGGTTCAAGCctgcattctgctttcttaaaaGAAACGTGTTTTCAGGATTGTTGTAGACTGACTTTTATATTTGAGATGGACCAAAGTATGGTAGAACTGATGGTcgatttttttaaaagcttaccCGtgattatttaaaacatttttacttcattgtGTCTTAACTGAGATGGGAGAAGACAGCCAGTAAGGTTAATTCTGAGTGACATGATCACCTCTTATGTGTTCTTCAGACTTGTTTTTACTATGGCTAACGCTGAGTAAATAGGGTGTAATAAAGAGCTCAGCAATTCCTTCCCCTGAGATTTTTAGGATATGTAGagttttggaaaatatttttctaatatgagaatgtggaaaataatgtaactttttttttttaaggaaaccAAAAGAATctaaatcactttttttctctacttctCTTTCTCCGACTGTTTTTCCTACAAGCAGAAATACATGTGCTTCTTCTAAGAGGTGCTGAAAATAGCAACTTAATTGGTGTGCCTGATGTCTAGCAGCTGCCACTGTTGGAATCTGAGGAAACTAAACTAGTTGTACAGAAGATGAAATGCATCTGGCTTTGCAAATGCTTGGGAGATGTGGTGTTTATATATTACTTTGCTGTAAACCCTATATTGAGGTTCTGCTGTAGCCTTCATCACCAATTACAGTGTATTTAATCCTcaataaaaatttcattttccagttctCACCACATCTAAATTCCcatattcatgtattttttgCATTAGCATAAACATACCTGGCACGTAAAGCTTGTGTGTAAATGTTTATATACCTGTTTTAATGTTTATGCATACAAATAATTTACTTTACTTGTACTCTTTGCATGTCCAAATGCTGCACAAAGAGGGATTTTGCCTGTAATTCTACTAGTGCTAagttaaaagtaaaattaatataGAAATAAGTGCCTGAGACTCTAAACCTTTTGGCTATTGCAATGTTTTCATATTAGAAATCAAAATCTTAGCAAACTCTTTTattcgtagaatcatagaattacccaggttggaaaataccttgaagatcatcaagtccaaccgcagcctaaccagtaccctaactctaacaaccctacactaaatcatatccctgagcaccacatccaaacggctcttaaacacaaccagggatggcgattcaaccacctccctggggagcctattccagtacctaactaccctttctgtgaagaagtatTCAAGGGACTCTGAAGAGTGTGACGGTTTCCTAGGTAGGTTAGCTGCCACTTCCAGCCAAAATCTAAGCAGACGTAGGTTTCAGActggaaaagtattttaaaatttttgttCCTAGTTTAGGTGGGAGCTAAGATGAAATAGAATTTGAGTGCAGTTTGAGTGTCTGCTTTGTTCTAAGGAGAAGAGTTAATGTTCACATATGTATAATCACTGCCCTGCTTTTGCAAAAATTGTTTAAGCAACAcgaaaagaggagaaaaagagaagcattagGAAGGTGAGTATTTATGTTGgttaattttaagaaagaagtaaaatgttcTTCAGACCATTCTTCAGAAGCTTCTTCAGAAAATTGATAGTGACAAGCTCTGAATTTATCCTTAGAATATCAGAGAGGGCAGAGAAAGATCAGGATCACATTTTTTCCATGGTGATTCTTCTTGTCAGTTTTTACattgggggattttggggtttgtttgtttgcttttctagggggagcagggcaggacaGGGGAGGAGCTGTTCCGTTACTATTTAACATGAAGCTGATAAATGGCTGCATCTACCAATTGTCACATTTCTAGGCTTCCCATATTGCTATTTCTTCTGGCATTTAAGCAGTTCTCATTCTTAACTAATCTGCTTTTACTCTCTTCCCTTATCACCCTGTGGTAATAAGTAATCAGTTTTTCAGCACAGGCCTGTATTAGTGGGGTATAACATCTTCACAAAAGTATGCTTCTTTATGTCATTACAAATGTTGACTTATagtagctttttaaaaaaagaaatccattattCATTAGAACGCAAATGATGGAAGTTGTTTATAGCAACATCTAGTTTTTCTTTATAGTTTAACATGGCTTTTTATGGTAAAAGATAGCGTGTATCATTTGTCACAGAAATCCGTGCttaggaggagaagaaaaaggaggaaggtaATATTGTGTGCAGTCTACAGTTTGTCTTTgcctttaaaggaaaatgataatgCATGTCATTTACAGTTTGTGTTAACCTTTGTTATTATCACAATAACTATTTACATGTTCTGTCTAATGCTTATAATAATGCTCATTGTTACAGGCAGATACATCGGAAGCCACAAGCACCTGCAGTCACTTACGCAACGTATAGAGGTTCTGCAAGGATTAGGCAGCTACTGAAAAGTCAGTCAGAAAAGACTGATAAAGAAGAGGGAAGTACTGAGAATGAAAATGCTTCAGTGATCAAGGAAAATGGGGAAGTTGAAACAGTTGTCTCTCCAAAATCAGAACatttaacaaaggaaaatggagaagaTAAAGATCATGAAGATGATGTCATAGTAAATTCTTCTACAGTAAAAATGGAATTGAAAAAATCTGGTGAAGCTCAACATTACTTGGGTAGCaataaacatgaaataatgCCAGATACCTCAGCTTCATCTGGATCATTTAGTGGAGTAGACTTAAAATATGCACCAGCTTCAGAAGCAAACAAAGTTGAGACAACATATTCACAAGATTCTTTACTGTCATCTAGTAGAAACAGTGAGATCCCAACCAATTCCACTGATCAGATTACCAGTGCCCTTAGTGCTGTGGACagtttgtttggaaaagaatatgtactgctgggagaagcagaagcTCCATTTCAAATGGACAAAAATGCCACTTCTaattgtgaaaaagaaattcactgTAGTGATCACTCCTATCAGGAGTCTGCAGAAAAAATGCAGGATGGCTGTTTGCAGTCACTCAGATCAAATGACAGAGTTAACGAAGAACTTCAGTTGAGCAAGGGAGAATATTGCTGTAATCATCAAATGAATAACCACTCTGAGCGAACATCAAATGTACAGATGCATCATTCCAATACCATGTTCCAGCAACAAGCAGATGAACACACAGGCAATGCGGATAAAGATAGTGATCCAAGAAAAAGTGATGCACATAAAATTGtggcagctgcagaaacagagcaaaatcCACAGAATTTTCTGACTGCTGTTCTTTTACCTGTTACTGAACAGACATGCACCTCGCTTAGTGTAGAGTCCAGAGGAGAAGAGTGCGTAGCCACAGGTAACCTGACTGCTTCAAAGTTAACTgttaaaaatgatgaagatgCAATTGTGGACCAGGTGACTTGTAATGAAGAGCAGAATGAGTTAGGGAAACCAATGCATGTACAAAATGAGCATCAATTAAATCTTATTGAAAATTCTAAGGATACCACTGCACCACAGCCTGGTTTATCTTGTCTGGGAAAAAACAAGGTTTTGTCAGATGTTGCAGTGGAAAGTTTTGCTGATGGATCATGCACACGTGGATGTGAAAACATGAAATCTGACTTAGATGAGCTGACAGCATCTCTCTCTGTTAAGTCTTCATTTGAAACAGGTGACTGTTACTCAGCTTCTCTTCATTCTGATTGCAAATCTGTAAATAAAACTACAGTGAAAAGAGGAGTTGgttcaaaagagaaaagagataCTGTTTCTACTCCTGATCTTgaatctgaaaagagaaaattctttGAGACTGTAGATATGAGCCTCTCAGAAGATTCCAGTCCTACCCATGGTTCTGTTAACCATAAAACTGTGGAAGACATTCCTGAAAAAACATTAGTTACCCTTGCAGAAGATAACGCATCAAAGCCTGCACTTTGTCCTTTAGTCAGCACTGAAAGGACAGATGATCCTAGACCTGctgcttctaaaataaatgaggCTGGTATGAATGAGATGGATCTTGCTTCTTTTGAATCTAAGAATTCTATTTCTGAACTTTCCTCTCACATTTCTAAATCAAATCCAGTGGTTCCTCATCCTGCCCTGAGATGTGAAGGTAAACATTTGACTGACCAATACTCTACCATCTGTGAAAAAGACATTGATGTAGACATCATTTCTGCATCTCCGCATAGTTGTGAAAGTAGACATGTTAATATTTCTTCCCAAGTTGAAAGCAATAATAAGCATGGGATACCATCCacagtactttatttttcatctgacaACCAAGGAAAAGTGCCTTCTGCCACTAACTCTGAAAATGGTCAGGTTACTAGATGGTCTGCTTCTTCCAAGCAGGACGGCTGCATTTTTCTGACTGCTGACTCTAAGAGAATAATCCCTGAGGACAGAATGACTGAGGTACCGCTTTGCTCAGAAGATCTGAATGCTTCATGCCCACCTATTTCTCTGAAACCTGAGTTTACCTCAGCTGTGctccatcatttttcttctggagtaGATGTGCAGGATTTTTGCACCCCCAGATCCCCTTCACCTACCCAGGAATCTAAAGAAGGCTCAGacctttctgtttctccctTGGAAACATCAGACATTGCACAAGAGAACTGTAGTTCTTCTGGTCACAGAGTTGGTGTTGAGGCAAAAGAACTATCCTCTGCACAGCAGGCTGATGACAGTGTGTTGGCAAAGGCAATGCCAACACCTGTCTGTCCTTGGAAAAGGGCATCCAATTCAGCGTGTACTGAGGTGTGCAAAaatgctgtgcaacagatgaaTCTTTGTAACCAGACTTCTGGTATCTCAGAAGCTCATTCTGATAAAGGTgaacaaacagctgctgcagttacAGAATCAAATGATCTCTATTTCGAGAAGATATGGAAGAGTACTAACAGGGTGGAACAAGTCTGCACTGACTTGCAAGATGCTTCTCTTTTGTTTAAGAAAGCTGAGGAAATAGTGGACTCAGTTTTACACTTGGCTATAGAGGAAATAATAGCAAAACAAGCTGTTGGTGTCTGCCAAGTCTGTGGGAGAAAGGATAGTTTAGTAAATACAGATATTCTAAATGATCAGAAAACTGTCACCGTGCagctggaaacagaagaaatccaGTCAGCTGTGCAttcattaaagcattttaatgagAACAGTAGAGGAGactcattttcatttacagaaaatgaaatgtatgatGCAAATAATCAAGATGAAATGATACCATCTTACATCCCTGCTAAAATTGACCTACATAGTGTACTGGCattaaaagcaagagaaataatTGATGAAGTTATTAACTCAGCCAAACAAAAACTGACATCCAATCAGTGGCAAGGCAGGGAGAGtgaaaagcattctgaaaagaCTGAACATAAACCTGAGGCTGAAAACCCAGGAATTTTAAATCTGGATGGTAATTCATCTTCCAAAACACAGGAACTAATCAGAAAACCATCAGGGAAGGCAGAAACTCAGAATATAAGTATGAACTGTGAAAAGGCAGTTTGCTCAGGTCCTACTTTGTTTCCAAAtagtacagaaaacagaatagatAGGCTCCAAAGAGATGAAGATATACCAAATAATGCATTTACATGTCAAACAAATGGATTTCTATCTAGTGGTATTTTAGCGAGGCCAGAATCAACCCCTACAATACTAGTAAAAGAGGAACATGATAAAAAGGTGTATGAACATCTGGCTGCATCAGAGACATGCGGTAAATCTGGATTATCAGCATCTAGTAGAAAATCTGATGTGTCTTTAATAAATAGAGATGCAGCTGTTACTGAAGAAATAGTTCTGCCATTGCAGTTGAATGATTCATGCAGTAATACAGATATGCCAGATCTCATGTTGCTGCCATCTGTAAGTGttaatttgtcttcttttatgCCTGATGAAGAAATCATCAGCACACTAAGTGAATGCGAAGTCAAAAATAATCCTTGGGGTTCTGTGGAGAGCAGTGCAGAGGGTAATCCAATAGAACACAGTGGAAGAGAGgctacagaaatgttttcacaaGTAAAAGCAGCCTTAAAAGATTCAAAGGTAGGGGAGAGTGAAGAGGAACTAGTAAAGGGGACAAGTGAGATGACACTTGTCAATACAGAGTTAAATACACAGTTCACTGACTCTGAATTGCCTGTCACTGAAGagcacagtgaaaggaaaaactACTTCAACTCAGTTTATGCCCAAAACAAAGAGATTCTGAAAGAGGTGCAAATGAAGGATTCAGATGTGCAGAGAAATGGACAGCTTGAAGAAAATGGTCTGGACTGCAGCAATGACATGAAGGAATCAGCAGATTTTTTAGGCTTTTCTCCACTAATTGATCAGCAGGAAAACAGTTCTTTTACAATCATTTATGAAGGTGCCCTTCAATCTGAGAACAGATCTGTCTCTTCTGGTGATATGCAAACCAGCTCAATTTCTCCTTCTGATCTGCCTTTGGATAGTGTAGATTTTCTAATGTGTGAAagaccaaaaaataaaaatgagccTACCTGTTTTTATGGGAAGGATAACAAGTTAAATAAAGCCACAGAGGGCAATAGCTCAGAGTCATTTCTGAGTGTGGAGGCCAAACGCTATAGAATATAtcctttctctttgtctccAATATATGAAGATGACAGCTCCCATGAAGACTTGCAGTCTGCAGACACGTCACCAGAAGGCCATCCTAATGGAGTATCTAAAGATAACTCTGACCATACTTCTGTGCTGTCCCTTCTTCAGTCAGTTTCTGAGCGCCTGCAGTTGACTACTCAGTTCAGTAAAGAGGAAGACGAGGAGGGAATGGACGACGAGGATGAGTCATTATATGAA
The Coturnix japonica isolate 7356 chromosome 1, Coturnix japonica 2.1, whole genome shotgun sequence DNA segment above includes these coding regions:
- the CRYBG3 gene encoding very large A-kinase anchor protein, which codes for MSGGGSRRRAGPSWPSAFSRFFARSPPRQEAAAPGRPAGAHSSENKGSEAINLKSNQKESTTLPALLKVYPNEEKNHSTEELSKSAIQEELKKANSLPSLTPGNKAADKDKQPREGFFQFLGSLFNLATKSSLVDSKPPACQDEPNRCEKDLQNTNTLTEGTQPQHPKTEEPVCSTTRIKEDSVNKDDMILNNIGKDSSQDQQGGRKRSADVKKQIHRKPQAPAVTYATYRGSARIRQLLKSQSEKTDKEEGSTENENASVIKENGEVETVVSPKSEHLTKENGEDKDHEDDVIVNSSTVKMELKKSGEAQHYLGSNKHEIMPDTSASSGSFSGVDLKYAPASEANKVETTYSQDSLLSSSRNSEIPTNSTDQITSALSAVDSLFGKEYVLLGEAEAPFQMDKNATSNCEKEIHCSDHSYQESAEKMQDGCLQSLRSNDRVNEELQLSKGEYCCNHQMNNHSERTSNVQMHHSNTMFQQQADEHTGNADKDSDPRKSDAHKIVAAAETEQNPQNFLTAVLLPVTEQTCTSLSVESRGEECVATGNLTASKLTVKNDEDAIVDQVTCNEEQNELGKPMHVQNEHQLNLIENSKDTTAPQPGLSCLGKNKVLSDVAVESFADGSCTRGCENMKSDLDELTASLSVKSSFETGDCYSASLHSDCKSVNKTTVKRGVGSKEKRDTVSTPDLESEKRKFFETVDMSLSEDSSPTHGSVNHKTVEDIPEKTLVTLAEDNASKPALCPLVSTERTDDPRPAASKINEAGMNEMDLASFESKNSISELSSHISKSNPVVPHPALRCEGKHLTDQYSTICEKDIDVDIISASPHSCESRHVNISSQVESNNKHGIPSTVLYFSSDNQGKVPSATNSENGQVTRWSASSKQDGCIFLTADSKRIIPEDRMTEVPLCSEDLNASCPPISLKPEFTSAVLHHFSSGVDVQDFCTPRSPSPTQESKEGSDLSVSPLETSDIAQENCSSSGHRVGVEAKELSSAQQADDSVLAKAMPTPVCPWKRASNSACTEVCKNAVQQMNLCNQTSGISEAHSDKGEQTAAAVTESNDLYFEKIWKSTNRVEQVCTDLQDASLLFKKAEEIVDSVLHLAIEEIIAKQAVGVCQVCGRKDSLVNTDILNDQKTVTVQLETEEIQSAVHSLKHFNENSRGDSFSFTENEMYDANNQDEMIPSYIPAKIDLHSVLALKAREIIDEVINSAKQKLTSNQWQGRESEKHSEKTEHKPEAENPGILNLDGNSSSKTQELIRKPSGKAETQNISMNCEKAVCSGPTLFPNSTENRIDRLQRDEDIPNNAFTCQTNGFLSSGILARPESTPTILVKEEHDKKVYEHLAASETCGKSGLSASSRKSDVSLINRDAAVTEEIVLPLQLNDSCSNTDMPDLMLLPSVSVNLSSFMPDEEIISTLSECEVKNNPWGSVESSAEGNPIEHSGREATEMFSQVKAALKDSKVGESEEELVKGTSEMTLVNTELNTQFTDSELPVTEEHSERKNYFNSVYAQNKEILKEVQMKDSDVQRNGQLEENGLDCSNDMKESADFLGFSPLIDQQENSSFTIIYEGALQSENRSVSSGDMQTSSISPSDLPLDSVDFLMCERPKNKNEPTCFYGKDNKLNKATEGNSSESFLSVEAKRYRIYPFSLSPIYEDDSSHEDLQSADTSPEGHPNGVSKDNSDHTSVLSLLQSVSERLQLTTQFSKEEDEEGMDDEDESLYEGNVLDVEREEECLSSQWTRNLTTTVLSNDQDTLQLPEQSASLSKEQLDSKEQTEQFQDETSAGQTYYNLVSQKADTALKHPPTSVYYQYLRSANNYSSEKGTRFGNILQDILQPKIHWSQDHAMPKLGELTSNLVDRASLTYNPRPGKIIIYDIHGDKSKQEIHSDVQDATSWIFPIGALLRIIRGCWIFYEKPKFHGQKYILEEGEIVLDHLWDLPGVKHHRRSITVGSIKHVTKDCSVPEIEFSMGASTDGFPICIQSAVANLEELDVEKNPYIRVKSGIWLAYSDLNYKGEMKILEECSEPSEIPSADVRSVRPLKMGGLKVQMPMNVKIIIYEKAHFGGWSKEFSENISSVLALFGNEEDFQEIGSIRVIGGIWVAYDKERYKGHQYLLEEGDYEDTHTWGGAGSVLLSFRFLQADFIESSVALFQSDDEDGKALDIVNEEIPDLEQTGFGPETGSILVKSGVWVAYQQKHFCGEQYVLEKGKYKCFFDWGGSSKVIMSIRPVKLEPLGTNEPPHLLKAFSNTHFQGACIDFTTEVSDFTSFIPCSFKVLRGCWLLYYQGETDDNHCVLEEGLYIDLSSCGCPTAAIKSLKPIEYVFAEPSLSLFALECCKGRELHFSEPVNSVLNEDLHFYTQSVWVRSGLWIAYEGCNFLGKQILLEPGEISNWNEYSGWKVIGSLRPVKQPAVYLRIRNRAQGKYLTVAGSPADVRATSVCVSPYNSKDTQIWHYCRGLFKSKVNDACLDVIGGRDVPGAKVALWAEHGKERQKWRLNEDGTISSYLSDQLVLDIKGGNYYDKNHIIMNEPEEDKRSQKWDIEIL